The Aureimonas mangrovi genome contains the following window.
AGCCCTCCTCGTTCTCCTCGGCACCGGTGATGTGCCCACGCAGGGAAGACTCGCCGCGGCGCGCGTCGAGGTCTTCCTGCGTGATGCCCATCTGCTCCATGATCTCGGGCGGCAAGGGCTGCTCGACGACGATGTCCGGATTGATGCCGCGTCCCTGAATGGAGCTGCCGGACGGCGTGTAGTAGAGCGCCGTCGTCAGCCGCAGCGCGCCGTTCTGGCCGAGCGGAATGATCGTCTGAACGGAGCCCTTGCCGAAGGACCGCGAGCCGACGACCGTCGCGCGCTTCTGATCCTGCAGGGCGCCGGCGACGATCTCGGAAGCCGAGGCCGAGCCGCCGTTGACGAGGACGACCAGGGGTTTGCCGTCGATCTCGTCGCCCGAGCGGGCGTTGTAGCGACGCGTCTCTTCGGCGTTGCGGCCGCGGGTGGAGACGATCTCGCCGCTCTCGAGGAAGGCATCGGTGACGCTGACGGCTTCGTCCAGGAGGCCGCCGGGGTTGCGGCGCATGTCGAGGACGTAGCCCTTCAGGTTGTCGCCCGCCTGCTCCTTGATGTCTGCGATCGCGTCTTCCAGGCCGACGGTGGTCTGCTCGTTGAAGCGCAGGAGCTTGATGTAGCCGATGTCGGCTTCCAGCGAATGGCGCACGGACGGCACACGGATTTCCGCGCGCTCGATGGTCAGGCGCACCGGTTGGGCCGCGCCCTCGCGGATGATGGTGAGGTCGACGGAGGTGCCGATGTCGCCCTTCATCCGGTCCACCGCCTCGGAGAGCGTCAGGCCCCGCACCTGCTCGCCGTTGATCTCGCCGATGAGATCGTTGGCGAGGACGCCGGCCTTGTCGGCCGGAGTGCCCTCGAAGGGGGAGATGACCTTGACCAGCTCGTTCTCCATCGTGACCTCGATGCCGAGGCCGCCGAACTGGCCGCGCGTCTCGGTCCGCATGTCGGCCGTCTGCTCGGCGTTCATGTAGGAGGAGTGCGGGTCGAGTGAGGTCAGCATGCCGTTGATCGCGGTTTCGATCAGCTTCTGATCGTCCGGCTCGTCCACGTACTGCGAGCGGACGCGCTCGAAGACGTCACCGAAGATGGCGAGCTGGCGATAGGTGTCCGATCCTGCGGCGTTCGCGACGCCGGAATGCGGCCC
Protein-coding sequences here:
- a CDS encoding S41 family peptidase; translation: MIRKLSVLFAGALLGATAMTAFVGPHSGVANAAGSDTYRQLAIFGDVFERVRSQYVDEPDDQKLIETAINGMLTSLDPHSSYMNAEQTADMRTETRGQFGGLGIEVTMENELVKVISPFEGTPADKAGVLANDLIGEINGEQVRGLTLSEAVDRMKGDIGTSVDLTIIREGAAQPVRLTIERAEIRVPSVRHSLEADIGYIKLLRFNEQTTVGLEDAIADIKEQAGDNLKGYVLDMRRNPGGLLDEAVSVTDAFLESGEIVSTRGRNAEETRRYNARSGDEIDGKPLVVLVNGGSASASEIVAGALQDQKRATVVGSRSFGKGSVQTIIPLGQNGALRLTTALYYTPSGSSIQGRGINPDIVVEQPLPPEIMEQMGITQEDLDARRGESSLRGHITGAEENEEGSGSLDYVPPEMADDLQLQYAFRLLNGQETHAAFPPQQEASVAN